A genome region from Chengkuizengella sp. SCS-71B includes the following:
- the leuC gene encoding 3-isopropylmalate dehydratase large subunit encodes MSTNKTIIEKIWDRHVILQEEGKPSIIYIDLHLVHEVTSPQAFEGLRLAGRKVRRPDLTFATMDHNVPTKDRFNITDPISKQQIDTLAKNCEEFGVKLYDLNSLDQGVVHVMGPELGLTHPGKTIVCGDSHTSTHGAFGALAFGIGTSEVEHVLATQCLQQTKPKTLEVRINGKLKPGITAKDLILGVIAKYGTDFATGYVIEYTGEVIRGLSMEERMTVCNMSIEAGARAGLITPDETTFEYLKGREHVPQGEDFDRAVEDWKSLATDEGAVYDHVVEFDAESLVPQVTWGTSPGMGTDVTAVVPNPADFETENERKAAEKAIEYMGLTPGTKMNELQIDRVFIGSCTNGRIEDLRSAAKIIKGYKVASNVNAMIVPGSGRVKIQAEEEGLDKIFEEAGFEWREAGCSMCLAMNPDFLNPGERCASTSNRNFEGRQGRGGRTHLVSPAMAAAAAIKGYFVDVRDWQFQ; translated from the coding sequence ATGTCTACTAATAAAACAATTATTGAAAAAATTTGGGATCGCCACGTCATTCTTCAGGAAGAGGGGAAACCGAGTATTATATATATTGATCTTCACTTAGTGCATGAGGTAACATCTCCTCAGGCATTTGAGGGGTTGCGTTTAGCAGGGCGTAAGGTGCGTAGACCTGATTTAACTTTCGCTACTATGGATCATAATGTTCCTACAAAAGATCGCTTTAATATTACAGATCCAATTTCTAAGCAGCAAATAGATACTTTAGCTAAAAACTGTGAAGAATTCGGAGTTAAATTATATGATTTGAATAGTTTAGATCAAGGTGTAGTTCATGTTATGGGTCCAGAACTCGGGTTAACACATCCTGGTAAAACGATTGTTTGTGGAGATAGTCATACATCAACACATGGTGCGTTTGGTGCACTTGCGTTTGGAATAGGTACGAGCGAAGTTGAACATGTACTTGCAACACAGTGCTTACAACAAACAAAACCTAAAACTTTAGAAGTTCGTATTAACGGTAAATTAAAACCTGGAATCACAGCTAAAGACCTTATTTTAGGTGTTATCGCTAAGTATGGAACAGATTTTGCTACGGGTTATGTAATTGAATATACAGGTGAAGTCATTCGGGGTCTTTCTATGGAAGAAAGAATGACCGTATGTAACATGTCTATTGAAGCTGGAGCTAGAGCTGGTTTGATTACACCAGACGAAACGACTTTTGAATACTTAAAAGGAAGAGAGCATGTTCCTCAAGGCGAGGATTTTGATCGTGCTGTTGAAGATTGGAAAAGCTTAGCAACGGATGAAGGTGCTGTTTATGATCACGTAGTAGAGTTTGATGCTGAATCTTTAGTACCGCAAGTCACTTGGGGAACAAGTCCTGGTATGGGAACTGATGTAACTGCTGTAGTCCCAAATCCAGCAGATTTTGAAACAGAAAATGAACGAAAAGCTGCTGAGAAAGCAATTGAATACATGGGGCTAACGCCTGGAACGAAAATGAATGAACTTCAAATTGATCGTGTATTTATCGGTTCATGTACAAATGGCAGAATCGAAGATTTAAGAAGTGCTGCCAAAATTATTAAAGGTTATAAAGTAGCTTCTAACGTTAATGCTATGATCGTTCCAGGGTCAGGTAGAGTAAAAATTCAAGCAGAAGAAGAGGGTTTAGACAAAATATTTGAAGAAGCTGGATTTGAATGGAGAGAAGCTGGATGTAGTATGTGTTTGGCTATGAACCCTGATTTTCTAAATCCAGGAGAACGTTGTGCATCTACTTCCAACCGTAACTTTGAAGGGCGTCAAGGACGAGGAGGAAGAACACACCTTGTATCTCCCGCAATGGCAGCTGCTGCAGCCATTAAAGGCTATTTTGTAGATGTGAGAGATTGGCAGTTTCAATAA
- a CDS encoding carbon-nitrogen family hydrolase: MKLNWNISCLQFDVKQGLVEENLDKVKEMIGEATSAPHKPDVILLPEMWNTSFIKNVSSLADVYGEKTKQFISEMSKKHDVHIVAGSISEKKNDKVHNISYVCNPDGEFIAEYSKIHLFQLMYEDRYYVGGNGIGVFEMFGVKAGIVICYDIRFPELVRKLALEGVKVLFVPAQWPDVRLQHWRTLLMARAIENQMYVVSCNRIGSSERENFPGHSMIISPWGEVITEAEDKETILQTKIDLELVQTVRNTIPVFEDRRPSLY, translated from the coding sequence ATGAAGTTAAATTGGAATATTTCATGTTTGCAATTTGATGTCAAACAAGGATTAGTAGAAGAGAATTTAGATAAGGTAAAAGAGATGATAGGGGAAGCAACCTCAGCTCCCCATAAACCAGATGTGATTTTACTTCCAGAAATGTGGAATACAAGTTTTATAAAAAATGTTTCAAGTCTTGCAGATGTTTATGGAGAAAAAACGAAGCAGTTCATATCAGAAATGAGCAAGAAACATGATGTACATATCGTGGCAGGATCAATTTCAGAGAAAAAGAATGATAAAGTTCATAATATTAGTTACGTGTGTAATCCAGATGGAGAATTTATTGCAGAATATTCAAAGATTCATTTGTTTCAATTGATGTATGAGGATCGTTATTATGTAGGGGGAAATGGTATAGGGGTATTTGAAATGTTTGGTGTAAAAGCTGGAATCGTTATTTGTTATGATATTCGTTTTCCTGAACTTGTTCGTAAGTTAGCTCTAGAAGGTGTGAAGGTTTTATTTGTTCCAGCACAATGGCCAGATGTAAGATTACAACATTGGAGAACTTTACTTATGGCTAGAGCGATTGAAAATCAAATGTATGTTGTATCGTGTAATCGCATTGGGAGCAGTGAAAGAGAGAATTTCCCAGGACATTCGATGATCATAAGTCCCTGGGGGGAAGTGATCACCGAAGCTGAGGATAAGGAAACAATTTTACAAACAAAGATAGATCTCGAACTAGTACAAACTGTCCGAAATACGATCCCAGTATTTGAAGATCGTAGACCCTCGCTTTATTAA
- the leuD gene encoding 3-isopropylmalate dehydratase small subunit: MEAFKQHSGIVAPVDRVNVDTDAIIPKQFLKRIERTGFGQFLFYEWRFLENGVDKNPDFEMNKARYSGSSVLISRVNFGCGSSREHAPWAILDYGFKVVIAPSFADIFYNNCFKNGILPIKLTEEQVEDLFQRTASNDGYKLHIDLENKVITDDIGLKIDFNLDEHRRQYLLQGLDDIGLTLQHEDKIAAYEQRA, encoded by the coding sequence ATGGAAGCTTTTAAACAACATTCTGGCATTGTAGCACCTGTGGATCGTGTAAATGTAGATACGGATGCAATTATCCCTAAGCAATTTTTAAAACGAATTGAACGTACTGGGTTTGGACAGTTTTTATTTTATGAGTGGAGATTTTTAGAAAATGGAGTTGACAAAAACCCTGATTTTGAAATGAATAAAGCTCGTTATAGCGGATCATCAGTTTTAATTTCTCGAGTAAACTTTGGCTGCGGTTCTTCACGTGAACATGCGCCTTGGGCAATCTTGGATTATGGATTTAAAGTCGTTATTGCTCCTTCATTTGCAGACATTTTTTATAACAACTGTTTTAAAAATGGAATATTACCTATTAAACTAACTGAAGAACAGGTTGAAGATTTGTTCCAACGCACTGCCTCAAACGATGGTTATAAACTTCACATTGATCTCGAAAATAAAGTGATAACAGATGATATTGGATTAAAAATTGACTTTAATTTAGATGAACATCGCCGTCAGTATTTATTGCAAGGATTGGATGATATCGGTCTAACGCTGCAGCACGAAGATAAAATTGCAGCTTATGAGCAAAGAGCTTAA
- the proB gene encoding glutamate 5-kinase has protein sequence MHQRIVVKIGSSSLTTPEGELDHAKIDYFTKEIVYLKKSGFQVLFVTSGSVAAGFKIIGYEKRPKMLQEKQAAAAVGQAILMQAYIEAFAKHQCKVAQILLTRNNFTNRKQMQNALNTFEELMRFDTIPIINENDTVSVEEIKFGDNDSLSALVANLVKAQQLMIFTDTDGLYTSDPRKNENAKKIHRVDEIDENMFRIAGGAGSSVGTGGMRSKIEAARIAMRGGVPVFIGKATKPLDMKLAVEQKGKGTYFDTLLHNLPMKKQWLGFHSLTNGKIEIDHGAENALLTGGKSLLPAGVIKVLGEFHPGDVIEVTNQSNKVIGRGVVNYASWQLQAVVGLSTVEVKKRIDVQRIEVIHRDEWVTLQLLI, from the coding sequence ATGCATCAAAGAATCGTTGTAAAAATTGGGAGCAGTTCACTTACAACACCTGAAGGTGAATTAGATCACGCAAAAATAGACTATTTTACAAAGGAAATTGTATATCTTAAAAAATCTGGTTTCCAAGTGTTATTTGTAACCTCAGGCAGTGTTGCCGCTGGATTTAAAATTATAGGCTATGAAAAACGTCCTAAAATGCTACAAGAAAAACAAGCTGCTGCAGCTGTAGGTCAAGCCATATTAATGCAAGCTTATATCGAAGCATTTGCTAAACATCAATGTAAAGTAGCACAGATTTTATTAACTCGTAACAATTTTACAAATCGTAAACAAATGCAAAACGCTTTAAATACATTTGAAGAATTAATGCGTTTTGACACGATTCCTATTATCAATGAAAATGATACAGTTTCTGTTGAAGAAATAAAATTTGGTGATAATGATTCTTTATCTGCTCTCGTAGCTAACTTAGTAAAAGCACAGCAGCTTATGATCTTTACAGATACAGACGGACTTTATACTTCAGACCCTCGCAAAAACGAAAACGCTAAAAAAATACACCGAGTTGATGAAATAGATGAGAATATGTTCCGCATTGCTGGAGGAGCTGGATCATCTGTAGGAACTGGAGGTATGCGTTCAAAAATAGAAGCTGCTAGAATCGCCATGCGCGGTGGAGTCCCTGTTTTTATAGGAAAGGCTACAAAGCCGTTAGATATGAAGTTGGCTGTTGAACAAAAAGGAAAGGGTACCTACTTTGACACTCTGCTTCACAACCTCCCGATGAAAAAGCAATGGCTTGGATTTCATTCATTGACTAACGGGAAAATTGAAATTGATCACGGAGCGGAGAATGCACTTTTAACAGGTGGAAAAAGCTTATTGCCAGCTGGTGTTATAAAAGTTTTGGGCGAATTTCACCCTGGAGACGTTATCGAGGTAACAAATCAGTCCAATAAAGTTATCGGCCGTGGAGTAGTAAATTATGCATCATGGCAGTTGCAAGCCGTAGTTGGATTATCCACAGTCGAAGTGAAAAAAAGAATTGATGTACAACGCATAGAAGTCATCCATCGTGATGAATGGGTTACTCTACAACTACTTATCTAA
- a CDS encoding LysR family transcriptional regulator, producing MELRQLQYSIQIALEKNFSRAAEKLHVAQPSLSQQIAKLEKELNVKLFDRNTNAVELTHAGAVFVEKAHKVMDLIEQMKNEMEDFSHIKKGKLIIGSLPITGSHILPRVLPIFQQNYPGIEIVLIEESSINLEILTSQGQTDISLLSLPMQESSLTYYPVMEEEIILTVPPKHHLNTKLHHQKKEINIIDLKDEPFITLKKGQGFRHITIDLCEQAGFTPNIAFESSNIETVQSLVAAGMGIALVPYMVTQTKWSHFTPIHLQLKHNPKRTLVIAHQKGRYLSKAAEAFIDTMMKVMN from the coding sequence ATGGAACTAAGACAATTGCAATATTCAATTCAAATTGCATTAGAAAAAAACTTTTCAAGAGCTGCAGAAAAGTTACATGTGGCACAACCATCTCTTAGTCAACAAATTGCAAAATTGGAAAAAGAACTGAATGTAAAATTATTTGATAGAAATACAAATGCTGTTGAGTTGACACATGCAGGTGCAGTTTTTGTGGAAAAAGCACACAAGGTCATGGATTTAATTGAACAAATGAAAAACGAAATGGAAGACTTTTCGCACATAAAAAAAGGGAAACTAATCATAGGCAGTTTACCAATTACAGGCTCACATATATTACCAAGAGTCCTCCCTATATTTCAACAGAACTATCCAGGTATTGAAATTGTGTTAATTGAAGAAAGCTCAATTAACTTAGAAATTTTAACGTCACAAGGACAAACAGACATCAGCTTATTATCTTTGCCTATGCAAGAATCTTCTTTAACTTATTATCCTGTGATGGAAGAAGAAATTATTCTCACGGTCCCACCCAAGCATCATTTAAACACTAAACTCCATCACCAAAAAAAAGAAATTAATATTATAGATTTGAAGGATGAACCTTTTATCACTTTAAAAAAGGGACAGGGGTTTAGGCATATTACGATTGATTTGTGTGAACAAGCAGGTTTTACACCGAATATTGCTTTTGAAAGCAGCAACATTGAAACGGTTCAATCTTTAGTTGCCGCAGGGATGGGCATTGCCTTGGTTCCCTATATGGTTACGCAAACGAAATGGAGCCATTTTACCCCGATTCATTTACAATTAAAACATAATCCAAAACGAACACTTGTCATCGCCCATCAAAAAGGTAGATACTTATCCAAAGCAGCAGAAGCCTTTATAGACACTATGATGAAAGTCATGAATTAA
- a CDS encoding YitT family protein — MLTRIFFIILGATLVAIALEMFLVPNTIIDGGIVGISIISSYLSKIPLGVFLFFLNLPFLFIGYKQIGKTFAISTLLGVFVMSLGTFLLHSAEMATDEPLLAAVFGGTILGFGVGLVLRYGGSLDGTEIVAILVNKKTPFSVGEVVMFLNLFILGSAGFVFGWERAMYSLIAYFIAFKMIDVTINGFDESKSVWIISENHKEVGDAILFRLGRGVTYLSGEGGFSGDDKQIIFCIITRLEEAKLKSIVDELDPGAFLAIGNIHDVKGGRFKKRDIH, encoded by the coding sequence ATCCTGACACGTATCTTTTTCATTATTTTAGGAGCCACATTAGTAGCTATAGCTTTAGAAATGTTTTTAGTTCCGAATACGATCATTGATGGTGGTATTGTAGGGATATCGATTATTTCGTCTTACTTAAGTAAAATCCCCTTAGGAGTATTTTTGTTTTTCTTAAACCTTCCTTTTCTGTTTATTGGGTATAAACAGATTGGTAAAACATTTGCTATCTCAACACTGCTTGGTGTTTTTGTAATGTCTTTAGGCACCTTCCTTTTACATTCTGCAGAAATGGCAACAGATGAACCTTTATTGGCAGCTGTGTTTGGAGGGACCATTCTTGGGTTTGGTGTTGGACTTGTTTTAAGATATGGAGGATCATTGGATGGAACAGAAATTGTAGCCATCTTAGTAAATAAAAAGACGCCTTTCTCTGTTGGTGAAGTTGTCATGTTTTTGAACTTGTTCATTCTTGGAAGTGCAGGTTTTGTTTTTGGATGGGAGCGTGCGATGTACTCACTCATAGCCTATTTTATAGCTTTTAAAATGATTGATGTGACAATCAACGGTTTTGATGAATCAAAATCAGTGTGGATCATAAGTGAAAACCATAAAGAAGTAGGGGATGCGATTTTATTTCGTTTAGGTCGTGGTGTCACATATTTGAGTGGAGAAGGTGGTTTTTCTGGTGATGATAAACAAATCATTTTTTGTATTATCACTCGATTGGAAGAAGCAAAACTAAAATCTATAGTAGATGAATTAGATCCTGGGGCTTTCCTAGCTATTGGAAACATTCATGATGTAAAAGGTGGACGATTTAAGAAGAGAGACATCCATTAA
- a CDS encoding N-acetylmuramoyl-L-alanine amidase family protein encodes MKRISILLSFLLLLSVFPAVVIAGESSISLFVNGEKLKLNVPPQKINGDLYIPFEFFIKELDAEVEWKSNNQANIQNKLINLDIYMDRSKMYLNGSAIDIKNKPMIIDGAVFLPLHVISENFGLKYIWDALTQSIYIYKNVNGIQVSSTKKSNPQLQPIKDNTVTNSQSDSQSNTNPEPEPQPATPVISDNIVIPTNNGEPTIYQIEVLDDEIVFHGNTTLEFSSFYLPNPERIVVDFEKSSFNSSFIDQESGVASGIIEVTHSDIKSIRYAMFEDQYPRIVIDLHENIEYSMIGIPEDNQVKVLLGVANTAAETGNDQSNDEIIVDNPFIIVIDPGHGGDDPGATGSISSREEKYFTLEFAQKLYDLLDAEPWFQPYMTRSDDVKIELDDRAEFANELGADAFLSIHGNIHERLNISGTETYYWTDRGLDLAETIHSYVVESAGLPDRSIREVEYRVLKNTNMPAVLLEIGYLSSEHDEGLMLSDEFQYRVAESIVESLKEYYLN; translated from the coding sequence ATGAAACGTATATCAATCCTATTATCTTTTCTACTATTATTAAGTGTATTTCCAGCTGTAGTTATTGCAGGTGAATCATCAATCTCTTTATTTGTAAACGGTGAGAAATTAAAATTAAATGTGCCCCCACAAAAAATCAATGGCGATCTTTATATCCCTTTCGAATTTTTTATAAAAGAACTGGATGCTGAAGTTGAATGGAAGTCTAACAATCAAGCAAATATACAAAATAAATTAATCAACTTAGATATTTATATGGATCGTAGTAAGATGTATTTAAATGGGTCCGCAATTGATATCAAAAATAAACCTATGATCATAGATGGAGCTGTTTTTCTACCTTTACATGTAATTAGTGAAAACTTTGGCTTAAAGTACATTTGGGACGCTTTAACCCAATCGATTTATATTTATAAAAATGTGAATGGTATACAAGTTTCAAGCACAAAAAAATCGAACCCGCAATTACAACCAATAAAAGATAATACAGTTACAAATTCACAATCAGATTCTCAATCGAATACAAACCCAGAACCTGAACCACAGCCAGCTACACCTGTAATTAGTGATAATATTGTAATTCCTACGAATAATGGGGAACCTACTATATACCAAATTGAAGTCTTGGACGATGAAATTGTTTTTCACGGGAATACAACGCTAGAATTTTCAAGCTTTTACTTACCAAACCCTGAGCGTATTGTGGTAGATTTTGAGAAAAGTTCTTTTAATTCATCATTTATAGATCAAGAAAGTGGAGTAGCTAGCGGAATAATTGAAGTGACTCATTCTGATATAAAATCCATTCGATATGCTATGTTTGAAGATCAATATCCTAGAATCGTCATTGATTTACATGAAAATATAGAGTATAGTATGATAGGAATTCCAGAAGATAATCAAGTAAAGGTATTATTAGGTGTGGCGAACACTGCTGCCGAAACAGGTAATGATCAATCAAACGACGAGATTATTGTAGATAATCCTTTCATTATAGTGATCGATCCTGGTCATGGAGGAGATGATCCTGGTGCAACGGGTAGTATTTCTTCAAGGGAAGAGAAATATTTCACACTCGAATTTGCACAGAAACTATATGATTTGCTTGATGCAGAGCCATGGTTTCAACCCTATATGACTCGATCGGATGATGTCAAAATTGAGTTGGATGATCGTGCTGAATTTGCAAATGAGTTAGGAGCAGATGCTTTTTTATCCATTCACGGGAATATTCATGAAAGATTGAATATTAGCGGTACAGAAACTTATTATTGGACTGATCGAGGATTAGATTTAGCTGAAACGATTCATAGCTATGTTGTTGAATCAGCGGGATTACCAGATAGAAGTATCAGAGAGGTAGAATATAGAGTGTTAAAGAACACGAATATGCCTGCTGTATTGTTGGAGATCGGTTATTTATCAAGTGAACATGATGAAGGTTTAATGTTATCAGATGAATTTCAATATCGTGTAGCTGAATCTATCGTGGAGTCATTAAAGGAATACTATTTGAATTAA
- a CDS encoding IS4 family transposase, producing the protein MISKENFLFPIADYRTHKLTTIKSIKLFLASQIANWENYKQISRELRTSEALQQSLDLPSISPSQLSRRIRELPTEMLEALFFEMIGKVKSKTSIACSRVGPLRILDSTSLKLPATLANWAKINHKSTQVKIHMRVLSLPNGRVIPEKAIPSTGNVNDCETMDILVEDHDTIYVMDRGYVKYAQFDQWIEDNVRFVMRINEKHGVLRVEEELPVPPDTHIIRDAIIQLGSAYTQTEKSIRLVEFMDEKERKYRIATSCFDLSATEIADIYRQRWLIELFFKWLKQHLRLVKLYSYEPQGIWNQIFIVLIAYAIAMYIELGSRTKLSTWDVLQCLRTCWDKKWSVMLSELHLKPTRNSKGRQKVPRSVKPPPRLNTSVGIIKPKKR; encoded by the coding sequence TTGATTTCGAAGGAAAATTTCCTTTTTCCTATTGCAGACTATCGTACGCATAAGTTAACTACGATAAAAAGTATCAAGTTATTTCTAGCCTCTCAAATTGCGAATTGGGAAAATTATAAACAAATTTCAAGAGAATTACGTACCAGTGAAGCTCTTCAGCAAAGTCTAGATCTACCAAGTATTAGTCCGTCTCAACTCTCACGTCGAATAAGAGAACTACCTACAGAAATGTTAGAAGCGTTATTCTTTGAAATGATCGGTAAAGTAAAGTCTAAAACTTCTATCGCTTGTAGCAGAGTCGGCCCACTTCGGATTCTTGATTCTACTAGCTTGAAGCTTCCTGCTACTTTAGCTAATTGGGCGAAGATTAATCATAAATCGACCCAAGTCAAGATTCATATGCGTGTGCTTTCTCTTCCAAATGGAAGAGTCATTCCAGAAAAAGCGATCCCTTCAACAGGAAATGTGAATGATTGTGAAACCATGGATATCCTAGTGGAAGATCACGACACCATATACGTTATGGATCGTGGTTATGTAAAATACGCACAGTTCGATCAGTGGATCGAAGACAATGTTCGCTTCGTGATGCGTATTAATGAAAAGCATGGGGTTTTAAGGGTTGAGGAAGAACTGCCTGTTCCACCGGACACCCACATTATTCGGGACGCGATCATCCAATTAGGAAGTGCGTATACACAAACGGAAAAAAGCATAAGACTTGTAGAGTTTATGGATGAAAAAGAACGTAAATATAGAATAGCTACCTCTTGTTTTGACTTAAGTGCAACAGAGATTGCAGATATTTATCGTCAACGATGGCTTATTGAATTATTCTTTAAATGGTTGAAGCAACACCTACGTCTTGTAAAACTATACAGCTATGAACCTCAAGGAATTTGGAATCAAATTTTTATTGTACTCATCGCCTATGCAATTGCCATGTATATTGAGCTAGGAAGCAGAACTAAACTAAGTACCTGGGATGTACTACAATGTCTACGAACTTGTTGGGATAAAAAGTGGTCCGTTATGTTGAGTGAACTTCATCTGAAACCTACTCGAAACTCAAAGGGGAGACAGAAAGTGCCTCGATCGGTGAAACCACCTCCGAGATTAAATACATCGGTAGGTATCATCAAGCCAAAGAAAAGATAA
- a CDS encoding LysE family translocator: MFIELFIIALFAGITPGPDLFIVIKNSLSYGVRIGFATALGIAISNVIHISLTIIGISVLIEQYPSLNAVIKIIGALYILWIGINAIRSSPPKEEDGSDLVKQKENKPFFTAFREGFLISVFNVKPLLFFISIFSQFIGPETGVYVRWLYGLEMVVTVGLLFSTIAIISSSIIFRKYYNKYAYWIDRVFGVVLILFAIAIGFSVFFGK, from the coding sequence ATGTTTATTGAACTTTTTATCATTGCGTTATTTGCTGGGATCACTCCTGGCCCAGATTTATTTATTGTTATTAAAAATAGTCTCAGTTATGGTGTTCGAATTGGTTTTGCAACAGCTCTAGGAATTGCAATCTCAAATGTAATCCATATTAGTTTAACTATTATTGGTATTTCCGTTTTGATCGAGCAATATCCAAGTCTTAATGCAGTTATTAAAATTATAGGTGCTCTATATATTTTATGGATTGGAATAAACGCGATTCGTTCTTCACCTCCTAAAGAGGAAGATGGAAGTGATCTTGTAAAACAAAAAGAAAATAAACCATTTTTTACAGCATTTCGTGAAGGGTTTTTAATTAGTGTATTTAACGTAAAGCCACTTTTATTTTTCATCAGCATTTTTTCTCAATTTATTGGTCCAGAAACGGGAGTATATGTCCGATGGTTATATGGACTTGAAATGGTAGTTACTGTAGGTTTATTATTTAGTACAATAGCAATCATTTCTTCTTCCATTATATTTAGGAAATATTACAATAAATATGCATATTGGATTGATCGTGTATTCGGAGTAGTTTTAATTTTATTTGCTATTGCGATTGGTTTTTCAGTCTTTTTTGGGAAATGA
- the nth gene encoding endonuclease III produces the protein MNKKEIRRVLDTMEDMFPDAHCELNHENPFELTIAVLLSAQCTDEMVNKVTVHLFKKYKTPQDYLNVPLSELESDIKKIGLFRNKAKNIRKLCEMIIEKYNGEVPKSHSELVELPGVGRKTANVVVSNAFGVPAIAVDTHVERVSKRLALANWKDSVLEVEKKLMKKIPEEEWTQTHHRLIFFGRYHCKAQNPSCDVCPLLDLCREGKKRMKKKI, from the coding sequence ATGAACAAAAAAGAAATCAGGCGAGTGTTAGATACAATGGAGGATATGTTTCCAGACGCACATTGTGAGTTGAATCACGAGAATCCATTTGAGTTAACGATTGCTGTATTACTTTCAGCCCAGTGCACAGATGAGATGGTGAATAAAGTGACCGTTCATCTATTTAAAAAGTATAAAACACCTCAGGATTATTTGAATGTCCCTCTATCAGAACTAGAATCTGATATTAAAAAAATTGGATTATTTCGTAATAAAGCGAAAAATATACGCAAATTATGTGAAATGATTATTGAAAAATATAATGGTGAAGTACCTAAGTCACATAGTGAATTAGTAGAACTTCCTGGAGTTGGAAGGAAAACAGCAAATGTAGTGGTATCCAATGCATTTGGAGTGCCGGCAATTGCTGTAGATACACATGTGGAGCGAGTCTCTAAGCGATTAGCATTAGCCAATTGGAAAGATTCCGTTCTTGAAGTTGAAAAAAAGCTAATGAAGAAAATTCCTGAAGAAGAATGGACTCAAACACACCATAGGCTTATTTTTTTTGGAAGGTATCATTGTAAAGCTCAAAATCCATCATGTGATGTCTGCCCTTTACTTGATTTATGTAGAGAAGGAAAAAAAAGAATGAAAAAGAAAATCTAA
- a CDS encoding NAD/NADP transhydrogenase alpha subunit, which translates to MKCITVYTKSFEEFSDIFEEILKTPLAEDEEKMIEGITVSDSGEVPEQYIDRMREKPEVVVMRVKEEDITIFQHGEVFEILIPEKESVV; encoded by the coding sequence ATGAAATGTATTACTGTGTACACAAAAAGCTTTGAAGAATTTTCAGATATTTTTGAAGAAATATTAAAAACTCCATTAGCTGAAGATGAAGAAAAAATGATTGAAGGGATTACTGTTAGTGATTCTGGTGAAGTTCCAGAACAATACATTGATCGTATGAGAGAAAAACCAGAAGTGGTTGTTATGAGAGTAAAAGAAGAGGATATAACTATATTTCAGCATGGAGAAGTATTTGAAATTTTAATACCAGAAAAGGAATCTGTGGTATAA